A stretch of the Duncaniella dubosii genome encodes the following:
- a CDS encoding alpha/beta hydrolase, which translates to MEFKSLIKSLAVFFLMAVPAVSAQAQSKVIKIDNPKMTVFLPPSGIGNGKALVALPGGGYSHLAVYHEGFDWAPFYNQLGLAYAVLEYSMPKGDRSIPMGDVDAAFKIMADSASQWGFHPDSIGIMGSSAGGHLASTMATHPTENCRPAFQILFYPVISMDSGLTHKGSRTGFLGENPSEELDAAYSSEKQVTSATPRALMLLSADDKTVVPANSLRYFDALNKAGVPASLMVYPTGGHGWGYREKFRYHDNVLSEITSWLKSL; encoded by the coding sequence ATGGAGTTTAAGAGCCTAATCAAATCGTTAGCTGTTTTCTTCTTAATGGCAGTCCCGGCCGTGTCGGCCCAAGCCCAGAGCAAAGTCATCAAAATCGACAATCCGAAAATGACCGTTTTCCTGCCGCCTTCCGGGATTGGAAACGGAAAGGCTCTCGTCGCGCTCCCGGGTGGGGGATATTCGCATCTCGCGGTCTATCACGAGGGATTCGACTGGGCGCCGTTTTACAATCAGCTCGGGCTTGCTTACGCCGTGCTTGAATACTCTATGCCAAAAGGTGACCGCTCCATCCCTATGGGCGATGTCGATGCGGCGTTCAAGATCATGGCCGACAGTGCTTCTCAATGGGGCTTCCATCCCGACAGCATAGGCATAATGGGTTCGTCGGCCGGTGGTCACCTCGCTTCGACTATGGCCACTCATCCAACCGAAAATTGCCGTCCGGCATTCCAGATATTGTTTTATCCCGTCATATCAATGGATTCCGGTCTGACCCACAAAGGTTCGCGCACCGGATTTTTGGGTGAGAATCCATCCGAAGAGCTTGACGCTGCCTATTCATCCGAGAAGCAGGTCACTTCTGCGACACCAAGGGCTCTCATGCTCCTTAGTGCTGACGACAAGACTGTAGTCCCGGCCAACAGTCTCAGATATTTCGATGCTCTTAACAAGGCCGGTGTCCCGGCTTCGCTTATGGTCTATCCTACAGGCGGTCATGGTTGGGGCTATCGTGAGAAATTCAGGTATCACGACAACGTGCTTTCTGAAATCACCTCATGGCTGAAAAGCCTCTGA